A region of the Lysobacter sp. K5869 genome:
GCTCGCTGCGGTTAGGGAACGACGGGAACGCCGGCGATGCCCAGCGCCTGGAAATCGCCGGCCGCGGCCAGACCGGCCAATTTCTCCTTGGCCAGCAGATAACTCATGAACAAACCGCCGCCCTTGCCGTCGAAACCCAGGTCGTCGACGCTGAGCACGCGCAGGCCGAGGCTGAGCTTGGCGCGGATCGGATTGAGCGCGGTGTCGAAGGCTTCCTCGACGATGCCGAGCTCGGTGATGCGCACCGGCACGATCCGGTTCGGCCCGAACACGAACAGGCACAGCGGCGCGGCGGCGGGCGCGATCTCCAGCACGCCGGCGCCGGCGGCGGCGTTGGCCGCGTAGAGTTCGCCGCTGCTGGGATGCACCAGCGCCTCGATCGACGCCAGCTGCGGATGCAAGCCCATCGTGCCGGCGGTGCCCTTGCCGGTGTCGAGGCCGTCGGTGGCGTCGATCTCGGCGTCGAGCTTGATGGTTTCCACCGCCGGGCCTTTCAGCCGCAAGGCTTCGCTGTGGCCGCCGCTGTCCGCGCCGGTGGCCTTGACCTGCAAGGTGCGGGTCATGGTTTCCGGGTTGTACTGCAGGGCGATGATGCGCTGCACGTTGCCGTTGTCCGGGTCCAGCAGGACCAGGCCGCCGCGCAGGATCTTGGGAGAACGCGGATATCCACTCATGTCGGCGTCACTTCTTGTTTCCCTTGCGGAACCAGTCGAGGTCGAAGATCGGGATCATCGGCGTGCGGAATTCGTCGGGGTACGCGTTCTTCCATTCGCGGTCGAAGCGGTCCATCGCGTTGGGGTTGTCGCGGGCGTTGATCTGGTCGAGCTGCATCGAGATGCCCAGGTTGAGCAGCCAAGGCTTGTCGATGAACCAGAACTTGAATTTGTCGTCCATGCCGAGGGTGTCGAGCAGGCGCGAGCCGCGTTGCCATTCCGCCAGGATCGACGCGCCGTCGCGGTCGTTCATCGACAAGCCGCGCGAATCGAAGGTCCGGCGCATCTTCAGCCAGTCCAACTGCGGCGGCTGCAACTGCATCGGCGGTACCAGCGGCGGCAGGCGGAACGGCGGCAGCGGTTGCGGACCTTCGGGCTTGGGCTTGGCGTCTTCGTCGGGATCGCAATGCAGGCCGCCGGGTTCGGCGCCGCCGAGCGAACTGGCCGGCACCGCGCCGCCGGCGGCGACTTGGCTCGCCGCCGCGCCGGCGCGCGCTTCGCTCGCGTCGCTGGCTCCGCCCTGGCGCTGCTGCACCACGTGCGCGAGTTCGTGCGCGAGCAGGGTGCGGCCGGGCAGGGACTCGGGCGCGTAGCGGTCCGCGGCGAAGGCGATGTTCTCGTGCTGGGTCACCGCCTTGGCCCCGAGCGAACCGGCGAAGGCGTTGGCGCCGGGGTCGGTGTGCAGGCGCACGCGGGAGAAGTCCTGGCCGTAGGCGCGCTCGAAGAACGCGCGTTGGCGCGGCGGCAGCGGAGCCGGTCGCGACGGCGGCGCGGCGGCGCCGGTGCGGCGGGCGAAGGCGGGACGTGCGCGGCTCATGGCTTGGGCTCCGACGGCGGCATATCCTTGGCCTCCGGCGCGGGCTGCAGCGACAGCGCGTCGGCCGTGGTCAGTTTCACATCGCCGAATTCGATGTCTTTGATGAACCCCTTTCCGACCCAGACGTGCAGGGTGAACTGCATTTCGGCCAGGTTGCCGACCCGCACGTAGACGTTGAACAGATCGATCGCGCCGGTCTTGCCGCCGGGGAAACCGGCGCCCTTGGCGTGGAACTGCGGCAGGAGCAACTCGACCCGGTCGCCGACGTGTTGCCAGGGAATGCGCAGCACGTTCTGGTCCGCGCGTTCGCGCTGCACGTCCAGATAGATGTCTCCCGGCCCGAGACTCTTGTCGTCGGTGAGGTCGACGCCGAGCTTGCCCGAGCCCAGACGCACTTGCGGCGCGCCGAAATTCAGGTTGCGCAAGGCGGACAGGTCGGTCGCGGTGTCGCCGCGCTTGGGCGCGGTCGGTGGCTTGGAATACAGGCCTTCGACCAGCTCGCGCAGGTCGAGCATGCCGTGCTCGCCGGCGTTGGCGTGGATGCCGGGCAGGCCGGCGAGGTCGGGGCCGATGTTCTTCTCCGGGCCGAAGTCGCCCAGGGTCAGATGGCCTTCGCGGATGTTGACCGCATACGGCGAGACTTGGTCGAAGTTGATCCGGCCGCCGCGGATCGGCAGACGCAGGTTGGGGTCCCAGGGGAGCTCCACGCCCCAGAACAGCTCGACGTTCTCGGGCTCGACCTCGGCGTCGCCGCTCATCCCGCTCAGCGGTTCGGCGATCAGTGCGTGGCTGGGCTTCTTCAGCGCTTCGCGGTAGTCGGCCATGCGCTTCTTGAAGCCTTCGTCGCTGCTGTCGATCCTGCGGTCGATCTGCATGTCCACCTGGATCTTCGAGCCGGTGGCCAGGCCGATCTTGGCCCCGAGCACCTGCAGGCCTTCCTTGGTGCCCATGCCCTTGAGGCCGACCGCGATGTCGCGCAGTTCGGCGAAGTCGATCTTGACCGTGGGGTCTTCCGGCTTGAGCTCTTTGCCGCTGCCGCGCTGTAGTTGGATGCGGTTGGCGGCCAGCGAATCCAGAGATACGGCGATGGTGTTGTTGGGCAGGAACTTCGGCCGCAGGTTGCTGAGCTTGATCGAGCCGTAGTCGTAGGCGGAGACCCGGGTGATGTTGCCTTTCTCGTCGGTGATGGTGAGGTCGGGGTTGATCAGGCCGAAGTACGAGAGCACGAAGGCGCCGTCGGTGCGGCTGCGGACGATGTCGTGCTGCTTGCCGTCCTTGCCCAGCACCGAACCCAGCACGACCGAGTCGAACACCATCCGCTCGGAGGTCAGCGGGCCGGCTTCGACATCGGTCAGCAGCTTGATCGTGGTTTCCTTGTCGCCGATGGTGTTGACGATCTTGGCGTCGAGGCCGCGCAGGCTGAACGGCTTGGGCTTGTAGCCGGCCTTCGGATCGACCTCGCCTTCGTCCAGGCTGACATCGCCCAGCGTGGTCTTGGCCGCGGCGGTGTCGTA
Encoded here:
- a CDS encoding DUF4157 domain-containing protein; amino-acid sequence: MSRARPAFARRTGAAAPPSRPAPLPPRQRAFFERAYGQDFSRVRLHTDPGANAFAGSLGAKAVTQHENIAFAADRYAPESLPGRTLLAHELAHVVQQRQGGASDASEARAGAAASQVAAGGAVPASSLGGAEPGGLHCDPDEDAKPKPEGPQPLPPFRLPPLVPPMQLQPPQLDWLKMRRTFDSRGLSMNDRDGASILAEWQRGSRLLDTLGMDDKFKFWFIDKPWLLNLGISMQLDQINARDNPNAMDRFDREWKNAYPDEFRTPMIPIFDLDWFRKGNKK